In a genomic window of Cuculus canorus isolate bCucCan1 chromosome Z, bCucCan1.pri, whole genome shotgun sequence:
- the LOC104056586 gene encoding uncharacterized protein LOC104056586, with amino-acid sequence MALQGLPLAFLLALAPLLLAQGEKVSDPKSQGGAQEAETCQRPVSWDPRIQMAPVRENYKKNEEVTLSCNSGFQPSFTYVICAGPAQLLNYSGYLNRDVWLGRNSSNAWIPIEENVVCIETCQRPHWGQGLWLAPDQKNYKNNEEVMLSCPEGFQPSFSHVKCAGKVLSIINGKPVHREAWIGRDSRRGWINIEPSFSVECIEKCQKPQGNPRFIFDEERGTFNLSEVVNVRCPEGHWPPFMEIKCVKLNPRKSSTIPRSGWIVRHGEGRWGIMEENLTCVEILQVVSETLEISSTGIKLNWTCRVPDVCKNIRARCRLEEPSSPPCEAEELKGEEILHGQEGMFACPPLQPFTVYSVIISLPPSTILYTQLLRTKETLPDKVEKLRLDARTGSLQWKALPSCKGEIIGYQVNITARRAHDGSFLEFEQVLVNQSVTQYTLSRQTPGSKYRVTVQGITAAGAGPASLLEFQSYVAVAGQPLGPWPGTAVTVVVVLSVLILLSAGILWFVLSRKKKALPSKAEEEHYTELQPYENADDYCVIKDTVLAERDAGKGVQRGELKTLPVLKSSRKNQSIKGEDDVAV; translated from the exons AAACATGTCAAAGACCTGTTTCGTGGGACCCCAGAATCCAGATGGCTCCAGTCCGTGAGAATtacaaaaagaatgaagaagtgACTCTGAGCTGCAACAGTGGTTTCCAGCCATCCTTCACCTATGTCATATGTGCAGGGCCAGCTCAGCTATTGAATTATTCTGGATATCTAAACAGAGATGTGTGGCTAGGGAGGAACAGCAGTAATGCCTGGATCCCCATAGAGGAGAACGTAGTGTGCATCG AAACATGTCAAAGGCCTCACTGGGGCCAAGGGCTCTGGCTGGCACCAGACCAGAAGAACTACAAGAACAATGAAGAAGTGATGCTGAGCTGCCCTGAGGGTTTCCAGCCATCCTTCAGCCATGTCAAATGTGCAGGAAAAGTCCTGTCCATCATCAATGGGAAACCTGTACACAGAGAagcttggattggaagggacagCAGACGTGGATGGATCAACATTGAGCCTTCATTCAGTGTGGAGTGCATTG AGAAATGCCAGAAGCCTCAGGGGAACCCCAGGTTTATCTTTGACGAAGAACGGGGAACCTTCAATCTAAGTGAAGTGGTGAACGTGAGATGCCCTGAGGGGCACTGGCCTCCCTTCATGGAGATTAAATGTGTGAAGCTGAATCCAAGGAAAAGCTCCACGATTCCTCGCAGTGGATGGATTGTGAGGCATGGTGAAGGCCGTTGGGGCATAATGGAGGAAAACTTGACCTGTGTGG AGATCCTCCAGGTTGTCTCTGAGACCTTGGAGATTTCCAGCACCGGCATCAAACTTAACTGGACCTGCAGGGTCCCTGATGTCTGCAAGAACATCCGGGCCAGGTGCCGTCTGGAAgagccttcctcccctccctgtgAGGCTGAGGAGCTGAAGGGAGAGGAGATACTGCATGGCCAGGAGGGAATGTTCGCCTGTCcgcctctgcagcctttcactgtCTACAGTGTCATCATCTCCCTACCCCCCAGCACAATCCTGTACACACAGCTCCTCAGGACAAAGGAAACAT TGCCAGACAAAGTGGAGAAGCTGCGGCTGGATGCAAGAACAGGGTCCCTCCAGTGGAAGGCGCTGCCGTCCTGCAAAGGGGAGATCATTGGATACCAG GTGAACATCACGGCCAGGAGAGCACACGATGGCAGCTTCCTTGAATTTGAGCAGGTGTTGGTGAACCAATCTGTCACTCAGTACACACTATCTCGTCAGACACCTGGAAGCAAATACAGGGTGACAGTGCAGGGTATCACGGCAGCTGGTGCTGGACCTGCTTCACTGCTGGAATTTCAAAGCTACGTTGCAG TTGCAGGGCAGCCTCTGGGCCCGTGGCCGGGGACGGCAGTcacggtggtggtggtgctgtcAGTGCTGATCCTCCTGTCTGCAGGGATCCTGTGGTTTGTGCTGTCCAG GAAAAAGAAGGCCTTGCCCagcaaagctgaggaggagcaTTACACAG AACTCCAGCCTTATGAGAACGCGGATGATTACTGCGTGATCAAGGATACTGTTCTGGCAGAAAGAGATGCAG GTAAAGGTGTCCAGCGTGGAGAGCTCAAGACTCTGCCTGTCCTGAAGTCCTCAAGAAAAAATCAGAGCATTAAGGGAGAAGATGACGTGGCTGTCTGA